Part of the Toxotes jaculatrix isolate fToxJac2 chromosome 8, fToxJac2.pri, whole genome shotgun sequence genome is shown below.
tgtttttctaatttgcTAATGTAGGAGCGTCTGCTGTTACAAGAATAAAAACTATGTCGACTGTGTCCTCGACTAAGGATATTTAATGAAGAAATACACGTATTTCACAATTCAAAACAACTGTCTGCTGCTAGTTTGCGATGCTGGAGGAAGGGTAAGAGACTTAACTTGCCTGTTTTCCTGTAAATTCACCAAGCCAGCTGAATTCAGCAGCTTCTTTAAGGTAAACATAAAGAATCGACCTACCCCTCTTTTTagcgctgttttttttttcagtaggaCTCTTAAATTTCTGGTTAAGGCAAGCTAAATGTCACTATGTAATAATAACTAAGTGCATTTATGCAAGTATTGCActgtacagttttgaggtacttgtaggCCTATTTCACCTGAGTACCATTTAACTGATAACATAAGTTACCTTGCAGGATCAGATGAATAACACAAAACCAatcaataattaattaattaattaatgatgatttattattatatgttaAAGTAAACTTTAAGCATATTTTGATGCTAAtgcttttgtacttttactcaaTTTTGAATGAGAAACATTGCAACTTGTACTTAGTTatttatcaaagtaaaagatATGAGTCCTTCTTTCACTCCTGCTCTAGCTGAACCGCAGGCTACTCATGGAAACAGAAGGGAATGCTGAAAATGTCCAACTCAGTTAAAAAAGGGAGACAAGGAGAAAAACTGCCCCTGAAACCCACAGGAATCCAGAGCAAGTAAGCTGGGTCATCTCCTCCTTTAAGCCATTTAATAGCCTGTTACacaattttaaatttattttcctGATATGACAAAACAAATCACCTGATAAGCCTGTTTTCTAGGGCATCTCATGATCTCAGGAGGCTTCAGTCCCTGCTTGCCAAAACCGGCCCCAGACAAGAGGTGAACAACAACAAGTGACGCCATTCTGAGGCAGTGTGTCTAGACATTTTGATAACGATACACACCAGCTCATATTTCTTCAGGTTTGTGTATATATTGTAGTACGAGACTCCCTCTTTTGCAGGTGGCAGTGCTGAGTCACAGTAAAGCAAGCAGCAATGGAGCCAGCAGATCACAAGGCCTGCATCATCAAAAAGACACCAGCAGACACAGGAGTGAGAGCAACATCAGCAGTGAAGCCTCTGAACTGGAAAGATTCAGGTTTACCTTCAAAGTTTATGTATGATCTTAAAAGAATAGTTCACCTCAAAATTTAAACTAAGATCCTCAGCTGTATCAGCTGATAGTCAAAGCAGGTAAATGGAAACACAAAAACTCCACAGCAAATGAGCCATTTCCCAAATTTAAAGTTAACATGTTCATCAAAGTTCACTGCAGATCTTGTGCAGCAAAATACAAGTGCTTTCCCTGTACTAATTAGCTGGGCTTCCTGTAGTATTGACACAACTTTGTTGAGTGCACATGAGAGCACAACTAAAGCATGTACATCTGCCTAATTATAGCTACATTCATTTTCCAGCATAACATATAGTGACCAAAGATGCTTCAGTGGCCACCCACTGCATAAACTCTTCTCCGACATCCTTGTGTCTTTGGTCAAGAACCGACTCTGCAGGTAAAATATCCTGGATATAGCATTTCTGTCACTGTGACCCATGAGGCTTGAGTTACTAACAGTAGTTACTCTTTGCACAGTGAGTGGATTGACCATGCAACACCTGAATCAGTCCATAGGGTTCTTATCTGTCTACGATTACTGATCAGAGATCCTCACCATCAGGTACAATTTGATCAACCCTTCAGTTCTCTTGCTGCACGCTgtttcaacatttatttttgtatactTCCTCATTAACGATATTAGTccaacaaaacattcaaaacactaACTGTCTCTTTTAACTGCTTCCCTTTTCAGAAAATCTTCCATCAGCTCCAGGGTATCAGTTCACTCGCCAGGGTAAAGTTTCACCAGGATTTTTTCCACATGCCTAAAcaggctgcattttttttgaTTTATCCACATTCATCTCATGTAACCccgtctctgtttctctttaagTATATGGAGTCTGTCACTGCCATGTACATATCTTACGGCGAACAGGCATTTACTGTGCAGAAACTGGTCACAATGACCTGTGAGTAATCAGAAAGCTATATCACAGAGCAGCACCGATAAATTGAGTCTTGTGCGCGTCTTTATCAACACTGTCTTTGTTGATTGCTCTGCAGACATGTTTCAGAAGCTCGCTGCTGTTGAAAATCAAAGGGCCTGGGTCATCGAGAGCGGCGCTCACAAGGTAAATGATAAGCTGTGATAAGGTTATCTGTGAggatgtgttgtttgttttcaaacaacacattttattgtgtgtttaaaaCCTACTGAATGCGCCATAACATGAAATCATTCCTGTTGGTGAACCGGGCCTTTACACTACTGCCCATTTACTGTATACATTGGATTCTAATTTGTTTATtctgttatttgacttttttaaattttgaattgAAAGTATTTATCTTCACTGTTCAGTTCAGAATTAGATGTATTTCCATTAGATCTGCAGTGGATATTCATAACCTCCAGCTAACAAATCCTAATATTTTTGGTGTAGTGAACattgctgctgtcagtgtgcaAATTTTGGCAAATATTTACCCTCAGTTGTCAAATGAAACAATGACGACCCTTAAATAGAGTGATAACAAATCTTGCACTCTCTTTGTGAGATGgatgaaaaatatgaaatcaTACTTTTCCTGAAGCATTATGATCAGAGAGTGTTTGTATCAACACAAATCAAATTTCTCCTCATGTAATTCAGGCCCTAATAAAATATACCATTTCTAGACCCTGGTGAAACTCCTCTCCaccacagacagcagtgtgCTGCTGGGAGCCCTGCTGGCACTCAGCACTTTGGCTGAGAggtaaacacatttcatttaatgcATTAAATACTTTTACGACTTAATCTGCTGCAAGCATTTCTTTTCTGCAGCCCAGAATGCAAGGAGGAGATTGGGGAGCTACCGATAGTGGAGAACCTCCTTGTAATTCTGCAGGAATATGACCTGCTGTCAAAGAGGTTAGAAATCACATCTTTGTTGATGTATTGTCCGTCTCTCAGATAAACTGTTGTGTCTAAGTTGTTACGGTTATCTGTGGGAACCTTCCTTCTTTCATTAGTGCTGATAAAATATAGCCAGAAAACATGGAAAGAAGCAAGGCCACAATCATAAAATGGTGTTGAAAACAATTATCAAAGGTTGTAACACAAAATAAGTctttaaaaaagttttatagGGCAATAGTGTTTTGGAGATGAGGTCTAAATGCTGTAGATTTGTCtctgaaaaatgaatgatgTTTCTATAATCatcattatatatataatattggGATTAATCCTACTATTTCTTCCAGGATAAGTGCGGAGCTGCTGAGGCTCCTGTCACCGGTGCAGCAggtgagagaccaggtgagggAGCTGGAGGGGCTGCCTGTGCTGCTGAGCCTATTGCATGGTCAGCACCTGAAGCTGCTGTGGAGCCTCGCCTGGGTCCTGGTCCAGCTCTGCGAGGATCCCGACACCAGGACAGAGATCCGGAGCTGGGGAGGGGTGCAGCAGCTGCTTTGGCTGCTCAACAGGTTGTGGAAACTCAGCAATTAAAGCCAAATGTAGCATTGTTTTTGAGTTTCATGTTACATCATCTGtttccagtttcttttttcacaaCTGCAGTCAAAGTTAAAACAGCTTCCCTTTAACTGACTTCAGCCAAAACCTTGAAATGATTTGTGGTCTTAAAGGGTCATGCCAGTGATTTATTATTACATTCCCATAAAGCTGGGGATGCACAAGAAACAGATTAAAATATAATGATCAAACTCAAACCAAGATATTCTGACTTTTACAGACTTATTGAGTTTTACCCTTAAATTCCATCTCCTGATGGAGGCCTCAGCTACAATGGAGTGACCACCATCACCATTCTGAAACAAATGACAAAgccatctttttatttttatgatttatcATAGCAACATACAAAATAACTCTTACAGTGACAGGGAGTATGTCTCCGATCGCTCCTCAATCGAGACGCTCTCCAGCGCCAACGCAGCCGGTCGCATCCAGAGAGAGCACATCAGAGAGGAGCTCAGTCCCCAGGAGGAGGTGGACAACACCATGGCCCTGCAGTCAGGTCAGGGAATACACAAGTtatcacagaaaacactgctttTTCTTTGATGTTTCTGTAGAGTTAGAATTCAACCAAAGAATTCAGCTTTGTGCTTTTGataatgaaagtgaaaaaggcTTTACCGTGAAGAAATTTCTTCCCCCAGAGGAGTCTTATCGCCAGCTGAGAATGTAAACATCTTTTTCCTGAAGCGAGAATCCAGACCACTGGAACAAGACTTGTAGCTGTGATTTAAGAGGAAATggttgtaaatgaaaaaaagacaccactataaaataaaactcatttGGGTTTGAAACtattaatatttttgttattcagCACAGCTCTCCTTTCAAGTATCTACAGAAACACTTTTTTACACTTCAAAGGCATCAGTGTTTCCAGACAAAGTTGTTATTGTTCACAGCTGTTCAGAGTGTCCGAGACTTTAAAATTGCATGTATGAGTTCTTAAATTAAGTCATATCCCATCTAATCCCTTTTCCAGCCTGCTGTACAGCGTTGACCGAGCTTAGTCTGGATGACACATCTGCTCACCACATTGTGCAGGTGAAGGAAAGTCCCTAAAACGTGCACAGTACACCTTTATATCAAACGTTGCATCGttaattttgtctttcttttcttaggAAAATGGGATCTACATTATAGCAAAGTTAATTTTGCCACAAAATTCTGGAGCAAAGGTGACACCTCTACAGGTATGTGGATTTATTCAGTATGAGTATAAAATCACATTATGATGTAAAtgaagatgttttaacttccagaaaATAACACATCTGCATATCTTTTCTCATGTTGGCAGTGCTATGCATTTCGGACTCTCCGGTTTCTCTTTAGTGTGGAAAGAAACAGGCATCTGTTTAAGAGGTGATGTTACACAGttaaaacatgtatttaaaaaatatttatttctgggaaaaaaaaaagaatataaccTTAAGTTCATGTCATGCATAAATCCTTTAAAATTAGCTTCTGTTGAATATCTGCTTTGGAAAGAAATCCCATCAGATGTTCTCCACTGCTGTTATATAATCTTTTATCCTTTTCAGACTCTTTCCCACAGACCTCTTTGAGTTGTTTATTGATGTTGGCCATTATGTGCGGGACCTCACGGCCTATGAGGGACTGCAAACCAAAGTTTCACTCTACGCTGTAAGAAAACAGCTTCTAAATGGATTCATCTGTTTATTCAGCTGGTTTTTGGCTGTAAAATACAAAGATATATTACTGTGTtttggaataaataaaaaaaaaatgtagactaaCAAGGAGGATTCCTTACCTTACAAAATGACggagtgttgtgtgtttttctaatgCAGGAAGAGGAGCTGGAAAGTCTGAGAGAGAGCATTGAGGCTGTGGACCAGAACCGACCTCCCCTTAAAGTCATAAGCGGTTACTCCGTACTGGACCATCTGGGCACCGGGGCATTTGGAAGTGTCTTCAAGGTACGATGAACATCCTCGAAGCTAACAGACTGTGCAGCCAGCAGCTTTCACTTGGGCCAGTATGCTTCAGATGATTCACTGATGATGTGTCACTGATTTCAGTAAATTATCTCAACGACAGGTCCGAAAGCAGAGTGGCCAGAACCTCCTGGCTCTGAAGGAGGTGAACCTGCACAACCCGGCCTTTGGCAAGGACAAGAAGTCCAGAGACAGTAACGTGGAGAAAATCATCTCTGAGCTGACAATCATCAAAGAACAGGCACAAATTTTCAATGCTAatacactgaaaatatatttagtAACGTgctatgtgttttgtgttgtttacgTGCTGCTTGGTTCTTCCTCCCCCAGATGACACACCCGAACATTGTTAAATATTACAAGACATTTTTGGAAGGTGAGGATAATTGTTTTTACACGGTCGTCAAGTCAAGCTGTGAGAAGGAATGCAACAAAATTTAAAAGGTAGAAACCCAGGTTGCACATTTCAGGTGACAAGCTGTACGTTGTGATGGAGCTGATCGAGGGAGTGCCACTGGCTGAGCAATTTAACTCTCtgaaggagaagcagcagaagtTCACCGAAGACAGAATTTGGAACATATTCATACAGGTAACAACTGCCAACCTCAACATTTAGGAAACAAATCTCTTGGTAAAGTATTGGTTTTATGTAAATTTAGATTTTCCAAGACATCAACCTGAGCTAGCTGTAAGAGCTGAACACCTCATGCTGTGACTGAGAATGTGTGAAGAAAGTAGTTTTTTGATCCTCCAGCAGTTGAGGAGTTTCAGCCTGGTCTAGTTCTGCACTCACTGCCAATAGCTTTGGATGAAAGCCTAAAATATGGATGTAAATAATTTCCACTGGCTAAGTAGGCTGAGTGGAAACATCTCCCCAAGTCTCCACAAAGTTCCTTTATTAACTTACTTACTAATTAATTGATGTAACCTCTTCATGCTCCCTCAGATGTGCCTGGCATTGAGGTATCTTCACAAGGAGAAGAGAATAGTCCACCGCGACCTTACACCAAACAACATCATGCTGGGGGAGAAGGACAAAGTCACCATCAGTGAGTGTGCATTTGC
Proteins encoded:
- the nek10 gene encoding serine/threonine-protein kinase Nek10 isoform X2; amino-acid sequence: MLKMSNSVKKGRQGEKLPLKPTGIQSKASHDLRRLQSLLAKTGPRQEVAVLSHSKASSNGASRSQGLHHQKDTSRHRSESNISSEASELERFSITYSDQRCFSGHPLHKLFSDILVSLVKNRLCSEWIDHATPESVHRVLICLRLLIRDPHHQKIFHQLQGISSLARYMESVTAMYISYGEQAFTVQKLVTMTYMFQKLAAVENQRAWVIESGAHKTLVKLLSTTDSSVLLGALLALSTLAESPECKEEIGELPIVENLLVILQEYDLLSKRISAELLRLLSPVQQVRDQVRELEGLPVLLSLLHGQHLKLLWSLAWVLVQLCEDPDTRTEIRSWGGVQQLLWLLNSDREYVSDRSSIETLSSANAAGRIQREHIREELSPQEEVDNTMALQSACCTALTELSLDDTSAHHIVQENGIYIIAKLILPQNSGAKVTPLQCYAFRTLRFLFSVERNRHLFKRLFPTDLFELFIDVGHYVRDLTAYEGLQTKVSLYAEEELESLRESIEAVDQNRPPLKVISGYSVLDHLGTGAFGSVFKVRKQSGQNLLALKEVNLHNPAFGKDKKSRDSNVEKIISELTIIKEQMTHPNIVKYYKTFLEGDKLYVVMELIEGVPLAEQFNSLKEKQQKFTEDRIWNIFIQMCLALRYLHKEKRIVHRDLTPNNIMLGEKDKVTITDFGLAKQKQENSKLTSVVGTILYSCPEVVKNEPYGEKADIWALGCILYQMATLQPPFYSSNMLSLASKIVEAIYEPVEEGAFSERVTEMIKWCLSPDADQRPDIVAVSSRISDLMMRLMDGLYMSQNALERRAERDRKRAQKYFMERHKTGTSVCVLHCSQEKSLMKTERPAPRSSAACSSIHSERIICQDDASDDDAEPSDTNTTASVGKHYGLKSSTCVTPDQILSSGDYAAAKMKPRPVSAGICVSQKKLRQIDDPSQRLLVQLHKIIYISQLPPAPHHNIKRRVIERLKKSLFHHGSDPCNLKVQLSKLLQASPELMELGSTSSDWWPLIHHFAGDPVAADSTGDGNLKEGVTYQQMQGIIEELLQENSYYEATNSRIAEKRNDQEKK
- the nek10 gene encoding serine/threonine-protein kinase Nek10 isoform X1 translates to MLKMSNSVKKGRQGEKLPLKPTGIQSKASHDLRRLQSLLAKTGPRQEVAVLSHSKASSNGASRSQGLHHQKDTSRHRSESNISSEASELERFSITYSDQRCFSGHPLHKLFSDILVSLVKNRLCSEWIDHATPESVHRVLICLRLLIRDPHHQKIFHQLQGISSLARYMESVTAMYISYGEQAFTVQKLVTMTYMFQKLAAVENQRAWVIESGAHKTLVKLLSTTDSSVLLGALLALSTLAESPECKEEIGELPIVENLLVILQEYDLLSKRISAELLRLLSPVQQVRDQVRELEGLPVLLSLLHGQHLKLLWSLAWVLVQLCEDPDTRTEIRSWGGVQQLLWLLNSDREYVSDRSSIETLSSANAAGRIQREHIREELSPQEEVDNTMALQSACCTALTELSLDDTSAHHIVQENGIYIIAKLILPQNSGAKVTPLQCYAFRTLRFLFSVERNRHLFKRLFPTDLFELFIDVGHYVRDLTAYEGLQTKVSLYAEEELESLRESIEAVDQNRPPLKVISGYSVLDHLGTGAFGSVFKVRKQSGQNLLALKEVNLHNPAFGKDKKSRDSNVEKIISELTIIKEQMTHPNIVKYYKTFLEGDKLYVVMELIEGVPLAEQFNSLKEKQQKFTEDRIWNIFIQMCLALRYLHKEKRIVHRDLTPNNIMLGEKDKVTITDFGLAKQKQENSKLTSVVGTILYSCPEVVKNEPYGEKADIWALGCILYQMATLQPPFYSSNMLSLASKIVEAIYEPVEEGAFSERVTEMIKWCLSPDADQRPDIVAVSSRISDLMMRLMDGLYMSQNALERRAERDRKRAQKYFMERHKTGTSVSDLSREKSLMKTERPAPRSSAACSSIHSERIICQDDASDDDAEPSDTNTTASVGKHYGLKSSTCVTPDQILSSGDYAAAKMKPRPVSAGICVSQKKLRQIDDPSQRLLVQLHKIIYISQLPPAPHHNIKRRVIERLKKSLFHHGSDPCNLKVQLSKLLQASPELMELGSTSSDWWPLIHHFAGDPVAADSTGDGNLKEGVTYQQMQGIIEELLQENSYYEATNSRIAEKRNDQEKK